The uncultured Sunxiuqinia sp. genome contains a region encoding:
- the hemW gene encoding radical SAM family heme chaperone HemW — protein sequence MKRKDCFMAGIYIHIPFCKTKCHYCDFYKTTDFGAKIDFLSALKKEIEWRKSELEQEEIASIYFGGGTPSVLKISEINEILALIDQLYKLSTDTEITLEANPDDLTPEFLNGVKEMPINRLSIGTQSFHDHDLKSMNRRHNSQQALISIRAAQEAGITNISIDLIYGLPNQTLEDWENNIKKALSLNVQHISAYHLTYHEGTVFYDYLKTGKIKELPDELSLQQFKLLLNQLQQAGFEQYEISNFARNQLYSKHNKAYWERKKYLGFGPSAHSYDHQTRRWNVSNLKKYLQAIEMNNDYFEQEVLSEQDQYNDYMITSLRTKWGISSIYLKENFDEKFVEYFKNEAKKYLDSKHLCLNDGSYTLSTEGLFISDRIMEELFFIE from the coding sequence ATGAAAAGGAAAGACTGCTTTATGGCCGGAATTTATATTCATATTCCATTTTGCAAGACCAAGTGTCATTATTGTGATTTCTACAAAACAACTGATTTTGGAGCGAAAATTGATTTTTTATCCGCACTGAAAAAAGAAATAGAATGGCGTAAAAGTGAGCTTGAACAGGAAGAAATAGCCAGCATATATTTTGGTGGAGGAACACCGTCAGTTTTAAAAATTTCTGAGATTAATGAGATTTTAGCTTTAATTGATCAGCTCTATAAGCTATCAACTGACACAGAGATTACCTTGGAAGCTAATCCCGATGATCTAACTCCAGAGTTTTTAAACGGAGTAAAAGAAATGCCAATCAATCGACTGAGTATTGGTACACAATCTTTTCATGACCACGACCTGAAAAGCATGAATAGAAGGCACAACAGTCAGCAAGCCTTAATATCCATTCGAGCAGCTCAAGAAGCTGGAATTACTAATATCAGCATCGATTTAATTTACGGCTTACCCAATCAAACACTTGAAGATTGGGAAAACAATATTAAAAAAGCACTTTCATTGAATGTGCAGCATATCTCGGCTTATCACCTCACCTATCACGAAGGAACGGTTTTCTATGATTACCTGAAAACAGGTAAAATTAAAGAGTTACCCGACGAGCTGAGCCTTCAACAATTTAAATTGTTATTAAATCAGCTACAACAAGCTGGTTTCGAGCAGTATGAAATATCAAATTTTGCGCGCAATCAGTTGTACTCAAAGCACAACAAAGCCTACTGGGAACGAAAAAAATACCTGGGTTTTGGGCCATCAGCTCATTCATACGATCATCAAACAAGGCGATGGAATGTTTCGAATTTAAAAAAATATCTTCAAGCTATTGAAATGAATAACGATTATTTCGAACAGGAAGTGCTTTCGGAGCAAGACCAGTACAACGATTACATGATTACTTCACTTCGTACCAAATGGGGTATTTCAAGTATCTACTTGAAGGAGAACTTTGACGAAAAATTTGTTGAGTATTTTAAAAATGAAGCAAAAAAATACCTGGATAGTAAACATCTTTGTTTGAATGATGGCAGTTATACCTTGTCAACCGAAGGGCTGTTTATTTCAGACCGAATAATGGAAGAACTGTTCTTTATCGAATAG
- a CDS encoding peptidoglycan DD-metalloendopeptidase family protein yields the protein MKGVFLSLLLLLSGLASIGQSLTDLRTKKANTEQVIKYTSSLLQEAQKNEKVSLNKLKLLNSQIENRNQLIREIGSEIDALNNYISGNSEVSEMLQTDLKDLKKEYAAMIRFAQKNKNSYDILIFLLSAENLNQAYKRMLYLKQYARYRKSQVEVIQALQQILEEKVEKLKEQKRQKAELLTSQQAETDQLQSEKNQQSQQVQNLQRQQRQLRKKLREQQKEQEELNREIERLIEEEARKAREKGQFEMTPNQKLLAANFQENKGRIPWPVERGIITEHFGVHTHAVLKNIQVKSNGIEISTTPGSEARAVFNGIVSKVFAISGGNMAVIIRHGSFLTVYSNLKEVVVKAGQHVKTRQKVGTIYSDSADGDKTILKFQVWQENKKMNPEDWISK from the coding sequence ATGAAAGGTGTTTTTTTAAGCTTATTACTTCTTCTTAGTGGATTAGCCTCAATTGGACAGTCGCTTACCGATTTGCGTACTAAAAAGGCAAATACTGAGCAGGTGATAAAATATACGTCTTCACTGCTTCAAGAAGCCCAAAAAAACGAAAAAGTAAGCTTGAATAAGCTGAAATTGCTCAATTCACAGATCGAAAATCGAAATCAATTGATTCGGGAGATTGGCTCTGAGATTGATGCGCTCAATAATTACATCTCTGGAAATTCGGAGGTATCGGAGATGCTTCAAACTGATTTGAAGGATTTAAAAAAAGAGTATGCAGCGATGATCCGGTTTGCCCAGAAGAATAAAAACAGCTACGACATACTTATCTTTCTGTTATCAGCAGAGAATTTAAACCAGGCATACAAGCGCATGCTTTATTTGAAACAGTACGCCAGGTACCGGAAATCACAGGTAGAAGTTATTCAGGCACTGCAGCAAATTCTGGAAGAAAAAGTCGAAAAGCTTAAAGAACAAAAACGACAAAAAGCGGAATTGTTGACCAGCCAGCAGGCTGAAACAGATCAGCTACAGAGTGAAAAAAATCAGCAAAGTCAGCAGGTTCAAAATCTCCAAAGACAGCAACGCCAGCTCCGGAAAAAGCTTCGTGAACAACAAAAAGAGCAAGAAGAATTAAACAGAGAAATAGAACGTTTGATTGAAGAAGAAGCTCGTAAAGCACGGGAAAAAGGGCAGTTTGAAATGACACCTAATCAAAAGCTATTAGCAGCTAATTTTCAGGAAAACAAAGGACGTATTCCTTGGCCGGTTGAACGGGGAATAATCACCGAACATTTTGGGGTGCATACTCATGCGGTGTTAAAAAATATTCAGGTTAAAAGCAATGGCATCGAAATAAGCACAACTCCCGGTTCTGAAGCACGTGCAGTATTTAATGGTATCGTAAGCAAGGTGTTTGCTATTTCGGGTGGTAATATGGCAGTCATTATTCGCCACGGAAGTTTTTTAACTGTTTATTCCAACCTGAAAGAAGTGGTTGTAAAAGCTGGTCAGCACGTTAAAACCAGGCAAAAAGTTGGAACAATTTACTCCGATTCGGCCGATGGCGACAAAACAATACTCAAATTTCAGGTTTGGCAGGAAAACAAAAAAATGAACCCGGAAGATTGGATAAGCAAATAA
- a CDS encoding polysaccharide biosynthesis C-terminal domain-containing protein, giving the protein MNSFKKLAGETAIYGMSSIVGRFINWWLVPYYSHVFLTDQFGIVTNLYAYMAFLLVILTYGMETGFFRYASDKKNKKQVYSNTLVSLFITSASFLLVVLTFSDTIAQWMDYQNHPEYIQWIAIILALDAFTSIPFAKLRIESKAVKFATLKLINIFFNVFFNIFFLSICPALLKSNPDSWVNLLYSAEIGVGYVIISNLIASAINFVLLLPEMWIKLRFDAKLLKEMIWYSFPILIVGVAGMVNQNIDKILLPKLLSPEQDPMSQLGIYGANYKMAVLMNMFIQAFRYAFEPFFFSQVKSEDNKRGYAIVMKYFVIFGLLIFLGICLYIDVVKLIIDKGYHSGLNVVPIVLMANLFLGIYYTLSLWYKLTDKTRFGAYFAGVGAVITLVLNFVFIPQYGYVASAWAVLICFIVMTGLSYFFGQKYFPVNYPLKRIGLYFLVALAIYSLAKILNISPSFGMYAVHTGFMLGFVGLIFSIEKKEILKFLK; this is encoded by the coding sequence TTGAATTCATTCAAAAAACTTGCTGGAGAGACTGCTATTTATGGAATGAGCAGTATTGTTGGCCGCTTTATAAATTGGTGGCTGGTTCCTTATTATTCGCATGTTTTCCTGACCGATCAATTTGGTATTGTTACCAATTTATATGCATACATGGCATTTTTGCTGGTTATTTTAACCTATGGAATGGAAACCGGTTTTTTCCGATATGCTTCCGATAAAAAGAACAAAAAGCAAGTTTATTCCAATACATTGGTTTCACTTTTCATTACTTCAGCATCTTTTTTATTGGTTGTTCTAACCTTTTCTGATACGATTGCGCAGTGGATGGATTATCAAAACCATCCCGAATATATTCAGTGGATTGCTATTATTTTAGCCTTGGATGCCTTTACTTCTATTCCGTTTGCCAAACTTCGAATTGAATCGAAGGCGGTGAAATTTGCCACGCTAAAGCTGATTAATATTTTCTTCAATGTTTTCTTTAATATTTTCTTTTTAAGTATTTGCCCGGCTTTGTTAAAAAGTAATCCTGATAGCTGGGTAAATCTGCTATATTCGGCCGAAATTGGAGTTGGTTATGTTATTATTTCCAACCTGATAGCATCAGCAATAAACTTTGTATTGCTATTACCTGAAATGTGGATTAAGCTTAGATTTGATGCTAAGTTGCTGAAGGAAATGATTTGGTATTCTTTCCCTATTTTAATTGTTGGAGTGGCTGGAATGGTCAATCAAAATATAGATAAAATTTTGCTTCCGAAGCTACTTTCTCCGGAACAAGATCCCATGTCGCAACTGGGAATTTATGGTGCCAACTACAAAATGGCTGTTTTGATGAATATGTTTATCCAGGCGTTTCGATATGCTTTTGAACCATTCTTTTTTTCGCAGGTGAAATCCGAAGATAATAAGCGAGGCTATGCCATTGTAATGAAGTATTTTGTAATTTTTGGTTTGTTGATTTTCCTTGGCATTTGCTTGTATATTGACGTTGTAAAACTAATTATTGACAAGGGATATCATTCAGGTTTAAATGTTGTTCCCATTGTTTTGATGGCGAATTTGTTTTTGGGTATTTACTATACGCTGTCGCTTTGGTACAAGTTAACTGATAAAACACGTTTTGGCGCCTATTTCGCTGGTGTTGGCGCTGTAATTACACTAGTTTTAAATTTCGTTTTTATACCCCAATATGGATATGTGGCTTCGGCTTGGGCCGTGTTAATTTGCTTTATTGTAATGACTGGACTTTCGTACTTTTTTGGACAAAAGTATTTTCCGGTCAACTATCCACTTAAACGAATTGGACTTTATTTTTTAGTAGCATTAGCTATTTATTCCCTTGCCAAAATATTAAATATTTCTCCGTCCTTTGGAATGTATGCGGTTCACACGGGATTCATGCTAGGTTTTGTAGGTTTGATTTTTAGCATCGAAAAAAAAGAAATTTTAAAGTTTCTTAAATAA
- a CDS encoding tetratricopeptide repeat protein: MILKKLTYFLLSGIVLVSCSTTQKQVVTSTKTETVEEKKEEDTLSEDQQNEFEYLFIEGLKQKKLGNIQNAVSIFSRCLEIDPNSDVAMYEMANIHFANKDLTSASLLLEKAISLNSKNKWYKLLLAEIYRQRQQFSDAAKLYTELSNKEPDNLEYLYSKAVLLAMAENYAEAVAAYDKLEKKTGLNEQISVAKQQLYVAWEKPDKAFEEINKLIQSDPEETQYYGLLAELYQQQGDSTNALKYFNKILEMDPENGFVHFSLASYYIEQNSKEEAFNHIKKAFGSEELDAETKMQYYMLQTNDPDSSDWSNEQIEELLDILQRTYPDDNRMFTIYAEHLMRQGKIDESRSYLRQYLETDKDNFVIWQQLLFMDNDLMDFESLYKESKQAIELFPNQAVLYALNAVASLQLKKYEESLQVLDEGQIYVLDNQSLKVQFELYRAEASYNLNHVEDAFEAFDKVLKMDPDNYMAINNYAYYLSERGEQLEKAERMSGRVVQENPENPTFLDTYAWVLFKRKDYQLAKFYIESAINNGGGENPVLLEHYGDILFKLGEKDRAVEQWKKAKSFGEGTDVLEQKIKESRFIESLAP; encoded by the coding sequence ATGATATTAAAAAAACTGACATATTTTTTGTTGTCGGGCATCGTTTTGGTTTCTTGTTCAACTACTCAAAAACAAGTGGTTACCAGCACAAAGACAGAAACCGTTGAAGAAAAAAAGGAAGAAGACACCCTCTCGGAAGATCAGCAAAATGAATTTGAATATTTATTTATTGAAGGCTTAAAGCAGAAAAAGCTTGGGAATATTCAAAATGCGGTTTCTATTTTTTCACGCTGTCTCGAAATCGATCCAAATTCAGATGTGGCCATGTACGAAATGGCCAATATACATTTTGCCAATAAAGACTTAACCAGTGCTTCGCTCCTGCTCGAAAAGGCGATCAGCTTAAACTCAAAAAACAAATGGTACAAATTGTTGCTGGCTGAAATTTATCGTCAGCGTCAGCAATTTAGTGACGCGGCTAAACTTTATACCGAGCTGAGTAATAAGGAACCTGATAACCTGGAATATTTATACTCCAAAGCAGTATTGTTAGCAATGGCTGAGAACTATGCTGAAGCAGTTGCGGCCTACGATAAATTGGAGAAGAAAACAGGTTTAAATGAACAGATATCAGTAGCCAAACAGCAACTTTATGTCGCGTGGGAAAAGCCGGATAAAGCGTTTGAAGAGATTAATAAACTAATTCAATCCGACCCGGAAGAAACGCAATATTATGGCTTGCTGGCAGAATTGTATCAGCAACAGGGCGATTCGACAAATGCTCTCAAGTATTTCAATAAAATATTGGAAATGGATCCGGAAAATGGCTTCGTTCATTTTTCGTTGGCAAGTTATTACATCGAACAAAATAGTAAAGAAGAGGCCTTTAATCACATCAAAAAAGCCTTTGGCAGTGAAGAGCTGGATGCTGAAACAAAAATGCAGTATTACATGCTGCAAACAAATGATCCTGATAGCTCGGATTGGAGCAATGAGCAAATTGAGGAGTTGCTAGATATTTTACAAAGAACATATCCGGATGATAACCGGATGTTTACCATTTATGCCGAGCATTTGATGAGACAAGGCAAAATTGATGAATCTCGAAGCTATTTAAGGCAATATCTTGAGACCGATAAAGATAATTTCGTGATCTGGCAACAGTTGTTGTTTATGGATAACGATTTGATGGACTTTGAAAGCTTGTATAAAGAAAGCAAACAAGCGATCGAATTATTTCCAAATCAAGCTGTTTTGTATGCTTTAAATGCGGTAGCCTCGCTGCAATTGAAAAAATATGAAGAATCGTTGCAGGTTTTGGATGAAGGCCAAATTTACGTGCTGGATAATCAATCGCTCAAAGTGCAATTTGAGCTTTACCGAGCTGAAGCCAGTTATAACCTCAATCATGTAGAAGATGCATTTGAAGCGTTCGATAAAGTGCTAAAAATGGATCCCGATAACTATATGGCGATCAATAATTACGCTTATTATCTTTCAGAACGAGGAGAACAGCTTGAAAAAGCGGAGCGAATGAGTGGACGAGTTGTACAAGAAAATCCTGAAAATCCTACTTTTCTCGACACTTATGCGTGGGTGTTATTTAAGCGAAAAGACTACCAATTAGCTAAATTTTATATCGAATCTGCAATTAATAATGGGGGTGGTGAAAATCCGGTTTTATTGGAGCATTATGGCGATATTTTGTTTAAACTTGGAGAGAAAGATAGGGCAGTGGAGCAATGGAAGAAGGCCAAATCATTTGGAGAAGGAACAGACGTTTTGGAACAAAAAATTAAAGAATCACGATTTATTGAAAGTTTAGCCCCTTGA
- a CDS encoding Crp/Fnr family transcriptional regulator → MRSSINRPTEEECELSGFQLFKKLTEQEFAQLNYDKTCSLYKKGSIIYREGSRLTGFYCVTKGIIKIFKTGIDGKEQIIRFAKRGEIIAYRSLLSEEAACTTAKVIDEAVLCHIPYQTLQFLIKSNWQFSHHMLQIVCKELREANDYITDIAQKTVRERLAEVLLLLKESFDLDNTNTLQISLTREELANIVGTATESVIRLLSEFKHDNLIDLQGRKIKLLDIKALTRVAGL, encoded by the coding sequence ATGAGAAGTTCAATTAACCGACCAACTGAAGAAGAGTGTGAACTTTCAGGATTCCAGTTGTTTAAAAAGCTTACAGAACAAGAATTTGCTCAGCTTAATTATGATAAAACTTGCTCTTTGTATAAAAAAGGAAGTATTATTTATAGAGAAGGTAGCCGATTAACTGGTTTTTATTGCGTTACAAAGGGTATTATAAAGATATTCAAAACAGGAATTGACGGGAAAGAGCAAATCATTCGCTTTGCAAAAAGGGGGGAAATTATTGCCTATCGATCTTTACTGAGTGAAGAAGCGGCCTGTACAACTGCTAAAGTGATTGACGAAGCGGTATTGTGCCATATACCATATCAAACGTTACAGTTTCTGATTAAAAGCAACTGGCAATTTTCACATCATATGTTGCAAATCGTATGTAAGGAATTACGCGAAGCAAACGACTATATAACTGATATAGCTCAAAAAACTGTACGCGAACGTTTGGCCGAAGTATTGCTGTTGCTGAAGGAAAGTTTTGATTTGGATAATACCAATACTTTGCAGATTTCACTTACGCGCGAGGAACTAGCCAATATTGTGGGCACGGCGACTGAAAGTGTGATTCGTTTACTGTCGGAATTTAAGCACGACAACTTAATTGACTTACAAGGTAGAAAGATAAAACTTTTGGATATTAAGGCGTTAACACGAGTAGCCGGTTTATAA
- a CDS encoding DUF4292 domain-containing protein has product MKTHPLKQYATIIVLLVFAFTSCKTNKLVTIEKVKPISTNRLIKKIEDNSFDYDIMAIKRIACQYEGPNDKTSFRANLKSEKDKRMLLTLSKINVPIARLYLTPDSVKMVNYLEKNYLKEDYDYLSDFVNADLDFEMIQSIISNEAFSYHDGERDNDFKDFVSYVDSGRYVLQSLKNRKLNKILRKGKEDKMGRYLKKLNEDDFVIQRLFVDPKTFKIRKIELDDQSNSRKVTVDFSEFEKVNRQLYPGDINIYFASPEKELSIKIKLSKFSTDKDQSFNFNIPDRYDRVKRP; this is encoded by the coding sequence TTGAAAACACATCCCTTAAAGCAATACGCAACAATCATCGTTTTACTGGTTTTTGCTTTTACTTCTTGTAAAACAAATAAACTGGTAACCATTGAAAAAGTAAAGCCAATCAGTACCAATCGGCTAATAAAAAAGATTGAAGATAATTCCTTTGACTATGATATTATGGCTATTAAACGAATAGCCTGCCAATATGAAGGGCCAAATGATAAAACATCGTTCAGGGCAAACCTAAAGTCGGAAAAGGATAAACGAATGCTGCTTACCTTGAGTAAAATCAATGTTCCGATTGCACGTCTGTATTTGACTCCCGATAGTGTGAAGATGGTCAACTATTTGGAGAAAAATTATTTGAAAGAGGATTACGATTATTTAAGTGATTTTGTGAATGCTGACCTGGATTTTGAAATGATACAATCGATTATCAGTAACGAAGCATTTTCATATCATGATGGCGAACGGGATAATGATTTTAAAGATTTTGTTTCCTACGTCGATTCGGGTAGATATGTCTTACAATCATTAAAAAACAGGAAGCTCAACAAGATTCTACGTAAAGGAAAAGAAGATAAAATGGGTCGATATCTTAAAAAGTTGAATGAAGATGATTTTGTAATCCAGCGATTATTTGTTGATCCGAAAACGTTTAAAATTCGAAAGATTGAGTTGGATGATCAATCTAACAGTCGTAAGGTAACGGTAGATTTTTCTGAGTTTGAAAAGGTAAACAGGCAATTATACCCTGGCGATATCAATATTTATTTTGCAAGTCCCGAAAAAGAGTTGTCGATCAAGATTAAACTCAGTAAATTCTCGACCGATAAAGACCAGTCATTTAATTTTAATATTCCCGATAGATACGATCGGGTAAAGCGGCCTTGA
- the dut gene encoding dUTP diphosphatase → MEVKIVNKSKNELPAYSTALSAGMDLRANLDEPIVLKPLERMLVPTGLFIELPVGHEAQIRPRSGLAIKKGITVLNTPGTIDADYRGEIKIILINLSNEEFVINNGERICQMVIAKHETVAWKPVELLEETERGAGGFGHTGKN, encoded by the coding sequence ATGGAAGTAAAAATAGTTAATAAGTCAAAAAATGAATTACCGGCTTACAGCACAGCATTGTCAGCAGGAATGGATTTGAGAGCAAATTTAGATGAACCAATCGTTTTAAAACCGCTGGAACGCATGTTGGTGCCTACTGGTTTGTTTATAGAGTTGCCGGTTGGGCACGAAGCTCAAATCAGACCCCGTAGTGGCTTGGCAATAAAAAAAGGGATTACCGTTTTAAATACTCCCGGAACAATTGATGCTGATTATCGTGGCGAAATTAAAATTATCCTGATTAATTTATCAAACGAAGAATTTGTAATCAATAATGGTGAGCGCATTTGCCAAATGGTGATTGCAAAACACGAAACTGTAGCCTGGAAACCTGTTGAACTGTTGGAAGAAACAGAACGTGGAGCAGGAGGTTTTGGGCATACTGGAAAAAATTAA
- a CDS encoding lactate utilization protein B — protein sequence MSKEKGNFIKDSENIAFDMRHRATIKFNMSKYDAAVDRGKKRYDNLDLAKERASYIKSKVVNNLADYLIEFERNSQANGTEVIWAEDANEAILSVQKILKDNEAKLLVKSKSMTTEEIDLNEHVEAVGVESLETDLGEYIVQIAGEKPYHIVTPAMHKSKEDIADLFHEKFDTPEKSTPEYITGFVRGLLRNKFTKADIGVTGANFLIADKGAISLTENEGNAMMTFSFPKIHIVIAGIEKVVPSMTDLGLMWPLLAAHGTGQQITVYNSIVSGPKRQEEQDGPDKMYVILLDNKRTELYQQDDQFEALKCIRCGACLNACPIYRNVGGYTYDATYSGPIGSIITPFFKGFSKYNHLSSACSVCSKCTEVCPVKIPLHNMLLYNRRDAVKNGDSPLSWNIGMKAFEYAFMKRKRLDLVTGTTKNKLGNLNKDAMGDQKSLPTFSRESFSQQWKNKR from the coding sequence ATGTCAAAGGAAAAAGGAAATTTCATAAAAGATTCTGAAAATATTGCTTTTGATATGCGACATCGGGCGACAATTAAATTTAATATGTCGAAATATGATGCTGCTGTTGATCGTGGTAAAAAGCGATACGACAACTTAGATCTTGCCAAAGAACGGGCATCCTATATAAAGTCGAAGGTCGTCAATAATTTAGCTGATTATTTAATTGAATTTGAAAGAAATAGTCAGGCCAACGGAACAGAAGTGATTTGGGCCGAAGATGCCAACGAAGCCATTCTATCGGTTCAGAAAATTTTAAAAGATAATGAAGCGAAGTTATTGGTAAAAAGTAAATCGATGACCACTGAGGAAATTGATTTAAATGAGCATGTTGAAGCCGTTGGTGTGGAGTCGTTGGAAACCGATTTGGGCGAATACATTGTACAAATAGCCGGCGAAAAGCCTTATCACATCGTAACTCCGGCCATGCACAAGTCGAAAGAAGATATCGCTGATCTTTTTCATGAAAAGTTTGATACTCCAGAAAAAAGCACTCCTGAATATATAACTGGTTTTGTACGTGGCTTGCTTCGAAATAAGTTTACCAAAGCTGATATTGGTGTCACAGGAGCTAATTTTTTAATTGCTGATAAAGGAGCAATTTCATTAACCGAGAATGAAGGAAATGCAATGATGACCTTTTCATTTCCCAAAATTCATATTGTAATTGCCGGGATTGAAAAAGTGGTGCCGAGTATGACGGATTTAGGATTGATGTGGCCTTTGTTGGCAGCACATGGCACCGGTCAGCAGATAACAGTTTATAATTCGATTGTGTCGGGACCAAAAAGGCAGGAAGAGCAAGATGGGCCAGATAAAATGTATGTGATTTTGCTGGATAATAAACGAACGGAATTGTACCAGCAAGATGACCAGTTTGAAGCGTTGAAATGTATTCGTTGTGGAGCATGTTTAAATGCCTGCCCAATCTATAGAAATGTTGGTGGATACACTTATGACGCTACTTATAGTGGTCCGATCGGCTCAATTATTACACCTTTTTTCAAAGGTTTTTCCAAGTATAATCATTTAAGTTCAGCATGCTCGGTTTGTAGTAAATGTACCGAAGTTTGCCCGGTAAAAATACCACTTCACAATATGTTGCTATACAACCGGCGCGATGCAGTAAAAAATGGCGATTCCCCCCTATCCTGGAATATTGGTATGAAAGCTTTTGAATATGCTTTTATGAAGCGGAAACGGTTAGATTTAGTAACCGGAACTACAAAAAATAAACTTGGGAACTTAAATAAAGATGCAATGGGGGATCAAAAATCTCTTCCAACATTTTCCAGAGAATCTTTTAGTCAACAATGGAAAAATAAAAGATAA
- a CDS encoding OsmC family protein produces MKHFIDLAWKGNMAFETDMDGHQVTIDAGKQSGGDDLGPRPKKLMLTALAGCSGIDVISILKKMKIVPESFHVVVEGDVTEDHPKRYQEIKVVYEFKGKDLPFEKLQKAVELSEEKYCGVSAVYKEAMNMSSEIRVIE; encoded by the coding sequence ATGAAACATTTTATTGATTTAGCCTGGAAAGGAAATATGGCCTTCGAAACGGATATGGATGGACACCAAGTAACGATTGACGCTGGAAAACAGAGTGGAGGTGATGATTTAGGGCCGCGACCCAAAAAGTTGATGCTAACAGCTTTAGCAGGTTGCTCAGGAATTGATGTCATTTCAATTTTGAAGAAGATGAAAATTGTTCCTGAAAGTTTTCATGTTGTTGTTGAAGGAGATGTGACAGAAGATCATCCCAAAAGGTATCAGGAAATCAAGGTCGTTTACGAGTTTAAAGGGAAAGATTTACCCTTTGAAAAATTGCAAAAAGCAGTAGAGCTGTCAGAGGAAAAATACTGCGGTGTAAGTGCTGTTTACAAAGAAGCAATGAATATGAGTAGCGAAATACGTGTGATTGAATGA
- a CDS encoding Rrf2 family transcriptional regulator: MLSNTCKYAIRALIYLGKFSDGEGTKIGIKKISNDLSIPTPFLGKILQNLVKQKVLVSTKGPNGGFGLGKEKSDISLYEIVSIIDGEDFFKNCLISMEPCSTHHEQGQPCPVHKSFSEVREKLSIFYRETTLERIIDDMDGHEDLIKM; this comes from the coding sequence ATGCTATCTAATACTTGTAAATACGCGATCCGAGCGTTAATCTATCTCGGAAAATTTAGTGATGGTGAAGGAACTAAAATTGGAATTAAAAAGATTTCAAATGATTTAAGTATTCCGACTCCCTTTTTAGGAAAAATTCTACAAAATCTCGTTAAACAGAAAGTGTTGGTTTCTACCAAAGGTCCAAACGGTGGTTTTGGTTTGGGAAAAGAAAAAAGTGATATTTCATTGTATGAAATTGTGAGCATCATTGATGGAGAGGACTTTTTCAAAAACTGTTTAATCAGTATGGAGCCATGCTCCACACATCATGAGCAAGGCCAACCTTGTCCGGTCCACAAGAGTTTTTCAGAAGTTCGTGAGAAGCTGTCAATTTTTTATCGCGAAACAACGCTTGAAAGAATTATTGATGATATGGACGGTCACGAAGATCTGATTAAAATGTAG
- the rpiB gene encoding ribose 5-phosphate isomerase B gives MNKLKIALSSDHAGYERKQVVLNFLKEQGVIYQDFGAFSAESSDYPDWAHPMAEAIENKEFDFGISLCGSGNGINMTANKHQDIRSAICWKPEIAALARLHNNANVCALPARFITDDEAIMIVKTFLSTDFEGGRHLRRINKMPLS, from the coding sequence ATGAATAAATTAAAGATTGCGTTATCGTCAGACCATGCTGGCTATGAAAGAAAACAGGTGGTGTTGAATTTTTTGAAAGAACAAGGGGTAATTTATCAGGATTTTGGTGCTTTTTCAGCTGAAAGTTCTGACTATCCGGATTGGGCACATCCCATGGCAGAAGCCATTGAAAATAAGGAGTTTGATTTTGGAATTTCGCTTTGTGGTAGTGGAAATGGCATAAACATGACAGCCAATAAGCATCAGGATATTCGGTCGGCCATTTGTTGGAAACCTGAAATTGCAGCTTTGGCGCGGCTTCATAATAATGCCAATGTGTGCGCTTTACCAGCTCGTTTTATCACTGACGACGAAGCGATTATGATTGTTAAAACTTTTCTTTCAACTGATTTTGAAGGTGGACGACATTTACGACGAATTAATAAAATGCCATTGAGCTAA